The following coding sequences are from one Paenibacillus tundrae window:
- a CDS encoding Na+/H+ antiporter subunit E has translation MAFQIILNLIIAFVWMFLNNAWNGVGFITGYLLGLLLIGGMRRFFPQRLYVVRVWAIIKLLILLFRELVRASIEVIRQIIKPKLDIRPGIFTYRTELSSDWEVTLLCLLISLTPGSLPLEISGNQRKLFIHALDIKDEQKLRDDIKNTFEKAIMEVTR, from the coding sequence ATGGCCTTTCAGATAATACTCAATCTTATTATCGCTTTTGTATGGATGTTTCTGAACAATGCCTGGAACGGTGTTGGTTTTATTACTGGTTATTTACTCGGTTTGTTGCTCATTGGAGGCATGCGACGTTTCTTCCCGCAACGGTTGTATGTTGTACGCGTTTGGGCAATTATTAAGTTGCTTATACTGCTGTTTAGGGAATTGGTGCGTGCCAGTATTGAGGTCATCCGTCAGATCATTAAACCTAAGCTTGATATTCGACCAGGTATTTTCACCTATCGAACAGAATTATCTTCCGATTGGGAAGTTACCCTGCTCTGTCTGCTTATCTCGCTAACACCGGGTTCCTTGCCACTCGAAATCTCAGGGAATCAACGGAAGCTGTTTATCCATGCACTGGATATTAAGGATGAGCAAAAGTTGAGAGATGATATCAAGAACACGTTCG